The proteins below are encoded in one region of Microbispora sp. NBC_01189:
- a CDS encoding ACT domain-containing protein has protein sequence MLLRLRIALPDRPGALGQVTGALGAAGADITQVTVLDRGEGRALDDFTVYWPDAAPRDDLVRALDDVEGVRIEGVWSTREAPGTYPELEILKFLSTAGDRALATLIDSMPVLFSADWAAAATEKDPRVTVYSSWRAPEEVPFPEETPSRPAASTLPSGLHVIVAPLPPLALTLMLARAEGPAFHRNEVHRFTRIVEIFLTLPAIERGADRAFRRPAARPF, from the coding sequence ATGCTGCTGCGCCTGAGAATCGCCCTGCCGGACCGGCCTGGCGCGCTGGGCCAGGTGACCGGGGCCCTCGGCGCCGCGGGCGCCGACATCACACAGGTGACCGTTCTCGACCGGGGCGAGGGCCGCGCTCTCGACGACTTCACCGTCTACTGGCCGGACGCCGCGCCCCGGGACGACCTCGTACGGGCCCTCGACGACGTGGAGGGAGTCCGGATCGAGGGGGTCTGGAGCACGCGGGAGGCCCCCGGCACCTATCCGGAGCTGGAGATCCTCAAGTTCCTCAGCACCGCGGGCGACCGCGCGCTGGCGACTCTGATCGACTCCATGCCGGTCCTGTTCAGCGCCGACTGGGCCGCCGCGGCAACCGAGAAGGACCCGCGCGTCACCGTCTACTCCAGCTGGCGGGCGCCGGAGGAGGTGCCCTTCCCCGAGGAGACGCCGTCCCGCCCGGCGGCCTCGACGCTGCCGTCCGGCCTGCACGTGATCGTCGCGCCGCTGCCTCCGCTGGCGCTCACCCTGATGCTCGCCAGGGCCGAGGGACCGGCCTTCCACCGCAACGAGGTGCACCGGTTCACCCGGATCGTGGAGATCTTCCTGACCCTTCCCGCGATCGAGCGCGGAGCCGACCGCGCGTTCCGCAGACCGGCGGCACGGCCGTTCTGA
- a CDS encoding zinc-dependent alcohol dehydrogenase family protein, which translates to MRAVVYEEFGGRPEVRRVADPVAPPHGVVIRVEATGMCRSDWHGWMGHDADITVLPHVPGHELAGVVETAGPEVTGWRPGDRVMVPFICACGRCRECLSGNQQVCERQTQPGFTHWGSFAELVAIDHADVNLVPLPAGMSFATAASLGCRFATAFRAVVERGGVRADQWLAVHGCGGVGLSAVMIGAAVGARVVAVDVSPAALDLARRFGAAECVLLRGGSTPEESASLVRAATGGGAAVSVDALGDAATCAASIAGLRRRGRHVQVGLLPGETALPMGRVIAHELEITGSHGMAAHAYPPMLELITEGVLRPDLLVTRTIGLEDAPEVLTRPGTSAGVTVILPQPARAA; encoded by the coding sequence GTGCGCGCGGTGGTGTACGAGGAGTTCGGCGGGCGGCCCGAGGTGCGCCGGGTGGCGGACCCGGTCGCGCCGCCGCACGGCGTGGTGATCAGGGTCGAGGCGACCGGGATGTGCCGCAGCGACTGGCACGGGTGGATGGGGCACGACGCGGACATCACCGTGCTGCCGCACGTGCCGGGGCACGAACTGGCCGGGGTGGTGGAGACGGCGGGCCCGGAGGTGACCGGCTGGCGGCCGGGCGACCGGGTGATGGTGCCGTTCATCTGCGCCTGCGGACGCTGCCGCGAGTGCCTGAGCGGCAACCAGCAGGTGTGCGAGCGCCAGACCCAGCCCGGTTTCACTCACTGGGGATCGTTCGCCGAACTGGTGGCGATCGACCACGCCGACGTGAACCTCGTCCCGTTGCCCGCCGGCATGTCCTTCGCCACCGCGGCGAGCCTGGGCTGCCGGTTCGCCACCGCGTTCCGGGCCGTCGTGGAGCGGGGCGGCGTGCGGGCCGACCAGTGGCTCGCCGTACACGGCTGCGGCGGGGTCGGGCTCTCCGCCGTGATGATCGGCGCCGCCGTGGGGGCGCGCGTCGTCGCCGTGGACGTCTCCCCCGCCGCGCTCGATCTGGCCCGTCGGTTCGGCGCGGCCGAGTGCGTCCTGCTCCGGGGCGGCTCCACTCCGGAGGAGTCGGCGTCCCTGGTCAGGGCGGCGACCGGCGGCGGGGCCGCGGTCTCCGTCGACGCCCTGGGCGACGCCGCGACGTGCGCCGCGTCGATTGCGGGCCTGCGCCGGAGGGGCCGCCACGTGCAGGTGGGCCTGCTGCCCGGGGAGACCGCGCTGCCGATGGGCCGGGTGATCGCGCACGAGCTGGAGATCACGGGCAGCCACGGTATGGCCGCCCACGCCTATCCCCCGATGCTGGAGCTGATCACGGAGGGCGTGCTCCGGCCCGACCTGCTCGTGACCCGGACGATCGGCCTGGAGGACGCCCCGGAGGTGCTGACCCGGCCCGGGACGTCCGCCGGCGTGACGGTGATCCTCCCGCAGCCCGCCAGGGCGGCCTAG
- the glgC gene encoding glucose-1-phosphate adenylyltransferase yields MFTICRCAWCLLGVRRVKVLPMKVLAIVLAGGEGKRLMPLTADRAKPAVPFAGMYRLVDFVLSNLANANYLQIVVLTQYKNHSLDRHVSRTWRLSSMLGNYVTPVPAQQRLGPHWFSGSADALFQNLNLIYDELPDHVIVFGADHIYRMDPRQMVEQHIDSGADVTVAAIRQPLELADQFGVIEADPSGRRIVAFREKPKDAVGLPDAPDQIFASMGNYVFRTQSLIEALREDALDAGSKHDLGGNIIPMFVKSGGAEVYDFAHNVVPGSTERDRGYWRDVGTLDAYYEASMDLVSVQPVFNLYNDRWPIYSGHDPLPPAKFVHNEGDRVGHALDSLVSPGVIVSGGTALRSILSPGVVLHSHSHVEDSVLMGCVKVGRGAIVRKAIIDKNVVIPDGARIGFDPEYDRQRFAVTGEGVVVIGKNEIVDR; encoded by the coding sequence ATGTTCACTATTTGCCGGTGCGCATGGTGTTTGTTGGGCGTTCGGCGGGTTAAGGTCCTGCCTATGAAGGTCCTGGCGATCGTGCTTGCGGGTGGTGAGGGGAAGCGGCTGATGCCGCTTACCGCGGACAGGGCCAAGCCCGCGGTACCCTTCGCCGGGATGTACCGCCTCGTCGACTTCGTGCTGTCGAATCTGGCGAACGCCAACTATCTGCAGATCGTGGTGCTCACCCAGTACAAGAACCACAGTCTCGACCGGCACGTCTCCCGCACCTGGCGGCTCTCGTCGATGCTCGGCAACTACGTCACGCCGGTCCCCGCGCAGCAGCGGCTCGGGCCGCACTGGTTCTCCGGGTCGGCCGACGCGCTGTTCCAGAACCTCAACCTGATCTACGACGAGCTGCCGGACCATGTGATCGTCTTCGGCGCGGACCACATCTACCGGATGGACCCGCGCCAGATGGTCGAGCAGCACATCGACTCGGGCGCGGACGTGACCGTGGCCGCGATCCGCCAGCCTCTCGAACTGGCCGACCAGTTCGGGGTCATCGAGGCCGACCCCTCGGGCCGCCGGATCGTGGCGTTCCGCGAGAAGCCGAAGGACGCGGTGGGCCTGCCCGACGCGCCCGACCAGATCTTCGCCTCGATGGGCAACTACGTCTTCAGAACCCAGTCGCTGATCGAGGCGCTGCGCGAGGACGCGCTCGACGCCGGCAGCAAGCACGACCTCGGCGGCAACATCATCCCGATGTTCGTCAAGAGCGGCGGCGCCGAAGTGTACGACTTCGCGCACAACGTGGTGCCCGGGTCCACCGAGCGCGACCGCGGCTACTGGCGTGACGTCGGGACGCTCGACGCCTACTACGAGGCCAGCATGGACCTCGTCTCGGTCCAGCCGGTCTTCAACCTCTACAACGACCGGTGGCCGATCTACTCGGGCCACGACCCGCTGCCGCCGGCGAAGTTCGTGCACAACGAGGGCGACCGGGTGGGGCACGCGCTGGACTCGCTGGTGTCCCCCGGGGTCATCGTCTCGGGCGGCACGGCGCTGCGCTCGATCCTCTCGCCCGGCGTGGTCCTGCACTCCCACTCGCACGTCGAGGACTCGGTGCTGATGGGCTGCGTCAAGGTCGGCAGGGGCGCGATCGTCCGCAAGGCCATCATCGACAAGAACGTCGTCATCCCCGACGGCGCGCGCATCGGGTTCGACCCCGAGTACGACCGCCAGCGCTTCGCGGTGACCGGCGAGGGCGTGGTGGTGATCGGCAAGAACGAGATCGTCGACCGCTGA
- a CDS encoding DUF6493 family protein: protein MDDHWGEIRKLIVTRRADRLAERVRTLGDEGRKEVAARLPALLKELRGVDRWDDGLSGYRVGLRVAGAGCLGGAAAVASWLYRRDLAPRWGGADNDVDLILAVLADRPAAWRADLAERLVLRLRAADDRGVELALALLRETGIEPPPHDPLVAGWADRGPARLGEDQLLDHLLPRLFEAEGVGRTLQWDREPGRGWLGALTDLAEAGRVKREALIDGCVRRFLRGGTPADLRFFVRLHEALDPSPAEASCHVRDYLHLLPAAPGPVAELAVKRLRSCEDLPADDLAEAWDGLLFRPERTLVRAGLSWLTRSVKRAPALAGVIAAPLARAFAADSAELQETAVELAVAHADGMGEEGRAAIRAAIAFLPPALGRRAAAAFAGGAVAEAEPVFTPPSPPPAPERASAVEPPIESAEELSQSIAGWTDSWQAWERLLAGFVLLAGRDRPGLVAATRDRLTDEHIWTYSQETWPRGEQWLRGAATALTGSTLTRHAWRRFLPGRGLAAPDLLLLHRAAEILRAVEEDTLPPLLLATPTHDTGHVAAAELVRRLEVIEAAGAKPLAADLQQALLRLPRTPDPEAAERAARLTSAAGGIVAGWTCPEAHVTVDWTCTRATSAPSTGATRATRTKSAWSPRPSPRPPACR, encoded by the coding sequence ATGGATGATCACTGGGGCGAGATCAGGAAACTGATCGTGACGAGACGCGCCGACCGGCTGGCCGAGAGGGTCAGGACGCTCGGCGACGAGGGCCGCAAGGAGGTCGCGGCCAGGCTGCCGGCGCTGCTGAAGGAACTGCGCGGCGTCGATCGGTGGGACGACGGCCTGTCCGGCTACCGGGTCGGCCTGCGGGTGGCGGGCGCCGGCTGCCTCGGCGGCGCGGCGGCCGTGGCGTCCTGGTTGTACCGGCGTGACCTCGCGCCCCGGTGGGGCGGCGCCGACAACGACGTCGATCTCATCCTGGCGGTGCTCGCCGACCGGCCCGCCGCCTGGCGGGCGGATCTGGCCGAGCGGCTGGTGCTCCGCCTGCGCGCCGCCGACGACCGCGGCGTGGAGCTCGCGCTGGCTCTGCTCCGCGAGACCGGGATCGAACCGCCCCCGCATGATCCGCTGGTGGCCGGATGGGCGGATCGGGGCCCGGCGCGCCTGGGCGAGGACCAGCTGCTCGATCACCTGCTGCCGCGTCTGTTCGAGGCCGAGGGCGTCGGCCGGACGCTGCAGTGGGACAGGGAGCCGGGGAGGGGCTGGCTGGGCGCGCTGACGGATCTGGCCGAGGCCGGCCGGGTGAAGCGCGAGGCGCTCATCGACGGCTGCGTGCGCCGCTTCCTCCGCGGCGGCACCCCGGCCGACCTGCGGTTCTTCGTCCGCCTGCACGAGGCGCTCGACCCCTCGCCCGCCGAGGCCTCCTGCCACGTCCGCGATTACCTGCATCTGCTGCCCGCGGCGCCCGGGCCGGTCGCCGAACTGGCCGTGAAGCGCCTGCGGTCCTGCGAAGATCTGCCCGCCGACGACCTCGCCGAAGCGTGGGACGGCCTGCTGTTCCGCCCCGAGCGCACGCTGGTGCGGGCCGGGCTGTCGTGGCTCACCCGTTCCGTGAAGCGCGCTCCGGCACTGGCCGGGGTGATCGCCGCACCGCTGGCCCGCGCGTTCGCCGCCGACTCCGCGGAGCTGCAGGAGACGGCCGTCGAGCTGGCCGTGGCGCACGCGGACGGCATGGGCGAGGAGGGCCGGGCCGCCATCCGTGCGGCGATCGCCTTCCTCCCGCCCGCGCTCGGCAGGCGGGCCGCCGCGGCGTTCGCGGGTGGCGCGGTGGCCGAGGCCGAGCCCGTGTTCACGCCGCCGTCGCCGCCGCCCGCGCCCGAACGCGCCAGCGCCGTCGAGCCCCCGATCGAGTCGGCGGAGGAGCTCAGTCAGTCGATCGCGGGATGGACGGACTCCTGGCAGGCGTGGGAGCGGCTGCTCGCCGGGTTCGTCCTGCTCGCCGGCCGCGACCGGCCGGGGCTGGTGGCCGCGACGCGTGATCGGCTGACCGACGAGCACATCTGGACCTACTCGCAGGAGACCTGGCCCCGGGGCGAGCAGTGGCTGCGGGGCGCCGCCACCGCCCTGACCGGAAGCACCCTGACCCGGCACGCCTGGCGGCGTTTCCTGCCCGGCAGAGGCCTGGCCGCCCCTGACCTGCTCCTGCTGCACCGCGCGGCCGAGATCCTGCGGGCCGTCGAGGAGGACACGTTGCCCCCGCTGCTGCTGGCCACGCCCACGCACGACACCGGCCACGTGGCCGCGGCCGAGCTGGTCCGGCGGCTGGAGGTGATCGAAGCGGCCGGCGCCAAGCCGCTGGCCGCCGACCTCCAGCAGGCGCTGCTGCGCCTGCCCCGCACCCCCGACCCCGAGGCGGCGGAGCGCGCGGCCCGCCTGACGTCCGCGGCGGGCGGGATCGTCGCCGGGTGGACCTGCCCGGAGGCCCACGTCACGGTGGACTGGACCTGCACACGGGCAACCAGTGCCCCCTCGACTGGCGCGACCAGAGCCACACGCACGAAGTCCGCCTGGTCCCCGCGGCCGTCGCCGCGCCCACCGGCCTGCCGCTGA
- a CDS encoding YihY/virulence factor BrkB family protein, translating to MGTATPVPETRSMGGEELSADDAYVAMRHYGGWHLIRDSFVRFRYGDGTSNARALAFQVCLAIIPGAIAIVGLSSVVHQEQLGRLLELTLRRLTPGAGSQVIRETLDQSHHASGAGGKLALWFGLLTALVALTTAMGQFERGANRIYGMERDRPFKAKYGRALLMAVTAGVFMSVGFVILVGGGAVGDAAAQVYHWSDTTQRLFGWLRWPIGFLLAVLSISVLFGSSPRRKQPGHTWLAVGATVAVLLWTLFTWLLALYTASSGTFGATYGPLTAVMALLLWSFLSSMALFLGLAFSAQLEACRAGCGEPAAPDPGTVARVPEREQQPVGSGR from the coding sequence ATGGGAACCGCGACCCCGGTACCGGAGACCCGGAGCATGGGCGGCGAGGAGTTGTCGGCCGACGACGCCTACGTCGCGATGCGGCACTACGGCGGCTGGCACCTGATCCGCGACTCGTTCGTGCGCTTCAGGTACGGCGACGGCACGAGCAACGCCCGCGCGCTGGCGTTCCAGGTGTGCCTTGCGATCATCCCCGGCGCCATCGCGATCGTGGGGCTGAGCTCGGTCGTCCACCAGGAACAGCTGGGACGGCTGCTCGAGCTCACCCTGCGGCGGCTGACCCCGGGTGCCGGCTCGCAGGTGATCCGGGAGACGCTCGACCAGAGCCACCACGCCTCGGGCGCCGGGGGAAAGCTCGCGCTGTGGTTCGGTCTGCTGACCGCGCTGGTGGCGCTGACCACGGCCATGGGCCAGTTCGAGCGCGGGGCGAACCGCATCTACGGCATGGAGCGCGACCGGCCCTTCAAGGCGAAGTACGGCCGGGCGCTGCTGATGGCCGTCACGGCGGGCGTCTTCATGAGCGTCGGGTTCGTCATCCTGGTCGGCGGCGGGGCGGTCGGCGACGCGGCGGCCCAGGTGTACCACTGGAGCGACACGACGCAGCGCCTGTTCGGCTGGCTGCGCTGGCCGATCGGCTTCCTGCTCGCCGTCCTGTCGATCTCGGTCCTCTTCGGCTCCTCGCCCCGGCGCAAGCAGCCCGGCCACACCTGGCTGGCGGTCGGGGCGACGGTCGCGGTGCTGCTGTGGACCCTCTTCACCTGGCTGCTGGCCCTCTACACCGCGAGCAGCGGCACCTTCGGGGCGACGTACGGCCCGCTCACGGCGGTCATGGCACTGCTGCTGTGGTCGTTCCTGAGCTCGATGGCCCTCTTCCTCGGCCTCGCCTTCAGCGCGCAGCTGGAGGCCTGCCGGGCGGGCTGCGGCGAGCCGGCCGCACCCGACCCCGGCACCGTCGCCCGGGTCCCGGAGCGGGAGCAGCAGCCGGTGGGGAGTGGCCGATGA
- the glgA gene encoding glycogen synthase, giving the protein MRVDLLSREYPPEVYGGAGVHVEYLARELRRLADVRVRCFGAPREEPGVRAYAVPGGLTGANAALQVLGVDVEMAAGCEGADVVHSHTWYANFAGHVAKMLYGVPHVVTTHSLEPLRPWKAEQLGGGYTLSSWAERTALHAADAIIAVSEGMRRDVLTAYPDVPADRVQVIHNGIDTEEYAPSRGTGALIRHGIDPAVPYVVFVGRITRQKGLVHLLHAARSFAPEAQIVLCAGAPDTPEIAEEVSGLVRELSASRKGVVWISEMLPRPEVIQILTHAAVFVCPSVYEPMGIVNLEAMACETAVVATATGGIPEVVADGETGLLVPIDQGRDGEPRDPEVFAAALAERVNALLGDPGRAASMGEAGRVRAVEHFSWARIAERTQALYTGLTAL; this is encoded by the coding sequence ATGCGTGTCGATCTGCTGAGCCGTGAGTATCCGCCCGAGGTGTACGGCGGTGCCGGAGTCCATGTCGAGTACCTCGCGCGGGAGCTCCGCCGGCTGGCCGACGTCCGGGTGCGGTGCTTCGGCGCGCCGCGCGAGGAGCCGGGTGTCCGGGCGTACGCGGTGCCCGGCGGCCTGACCGGCGCGAACGCCGCTCTCCAGGTGCTCGGCGTCGACGTCGAGATGGCGGCCGGCTGCGAGGGTGCCGACGTCGTGCACAGCCACACCTGGTACGCCAACTTCGCGGGTCACGTCGCGAAGATGCTGTACGGCGTGCCGCACGTGGTCACCACGCATAGCCTGGAGCCGCTGCGCCCGTGGAAGGCCGAGCAGCTCGGCGGCGGCTACACGCTGTCGTCGTGGGCGGAGCGGACCGCGCTGCACGCCGCCGACGCGATCATCGCGGTCTCCGAGGGCATGCGCCGCGACGTGCTGACGGCCTACCCCGACGTCCCCGCGGACCGCGTGCAGGTGATCCACAACGGCATCGACACCGAGGAGTACGCGCCGTCGCGCGGCACCGGGGCGCTGATCCGGCACGGTATCGACCCGGCCGTGCCGTACGTAGTCTTCGTCGGCCGGATCACCCGGCAGAAGGGCCTGGTCCACCTGCTCCACGCGGCCCGGTCGTTCGCCCCCGAGGCGCAGATCGTGCTGTGCGCGGGCGCGCCGGACACCCCGGAGATCGCCGAGGAGGTCAGCGGGCTGGTCCGCGAGCTGTCGGCCTCCCGCAAGGGCGTGGTGTGGATCTCCGAGATGCTGCCCCGGCCCGAGGTGATCCAGATCCTGACCCACGCCGCCGTGTTCGTCTGCCCCTCGGTGTACGAGCCGATGGGCATCGTGAACCTGGAGGCGATGGCGTGCGAGACCGCCGTCGTCGCGACCGCGACGGGCGGCATCCCCGAAGTCGTCGCCGACGGCGAGACGGGCCTGCTCGTCCCGATCGACCAGGGGCGGGACGGCGAGCCGCGCGACCCCGAGGTGTTCGCCGCGGCGCTGGCCGAGCGGGTGAACGCGCTGCTCGGCGATCCCGGCCGCGCGGCCTCGATGGGCGAAGCCGGCCGCGTGCGCGCGGTCGAGCACTTCTCCTGGGCCCGCATCGCCGAGCGGACCCAGGCCCTCTACACCGGGCTGACCGCGCTCTAG
- the pgeF gene encoding peptidoglycan editing factor PgeF, which yields MAFTDRHGGVSTGPYGTRNLGGAVGDDPAAVAENRAKTAAELGLDRVVFMRQVHGTDVAYAGAPFGADPPALDGILTDRPGLGLAVLVADCAPVLLADPVAGLVGGAHSGRPGTEAGVVPALVEAMAARGAEPARMVAVIGPSACGLCYEVPEDLRERVAARVPETWSRTRHGTPALDIRAGIAAQLARAGVADVRHDPRCTIETADLYSYRRERVTGRFAGYVWLTGSFSR from the coding sequence ATGGCCTTCACCGACCGGCACGGCGGCGTGAGCACCGGGCCGTACGGCACGCGCAACCTCGGCGGGGCGGTGGGGGACGACCCGGCGGCGGTCGCCGAGAACCGCGCGAAGACCGCCGCCGAGCTCGGGCTCGACCGGGTGGTGTTCATGCGCCAGGTCCACGGGACGGACGTCGCCTACGCCGGCGCGCCGTTCGGGGCGGACCCGCCGGCCCTGGACGGGATCCTCACCGACCGGCCCGGGCTCGGGCTGGCGGTGCTGGTCGCCGACTGCGCGCCCGTGCTCCTGGCCGACCCGGTGGCCGGCCTGGTGGGCGGCGCGCACTCGGGACGGCCCGGCACCGAGGCGGGGGTGGTGCCCGCCCTGGTCGAGGCGATGGCGGCCCGGGGCGCCGAGCCGGCGCGGATGGTCGCCGTAATCGGGCCCTCGGCCTGCGGGCTGTGCTACGAGGTGCCGGAGGACCTGCGCGAGCGGGTGGCCGCCCGGGTGCCGGAGACGTGGTCGCGCACCCGGCACGGCACGCCCGCGCTCGACATCCGGGCCGGGATCGCGGCCCAGCTCGCCCGCGCCGGGGTCGCCGACGTGCGGCACGACCCCCGGTGCACGATCGAGACGGCCGATCTCTACTCCTACCGCCGCGAGCGGGTCACCGGCCGCTTCGCCGGATACGTCTGGCTCACCGGTTCCTTCAGTCGATAG
- a CDS encoding phosphatase PAP2 family protein: MNWLRRRFDPQSRLGLRLTVAVAALALIGVPFTVLLVFVKTSFGPLTRIDEGAAHNLHAYAYANPGFAQFMRLVSDVFQPWTWRIAVGAAVAWLVWRRAYHLALWAGTTITVGGLLGLALKVVVARARPHLPDPVAIAPGASFPSGHTVNATLGAGILLLLVLPLVRRRGRAVAWTLAVLIPLLVGFSRIALGVHWFSDVVGGLVVGVAVVAVTCAAFETWRREVGRRPAQPLREGVGPETKRQITPQGGRVGHRS, encoded by the coding sequence ATGAACTGGTTGCGCAGGCGGTTCGACCCGCAGAGCAGGCTGGGCCTGCGGCTCACGGTGGCGGTCGCGGCACTGGCGCTGATCGGGGTGCCGTTCACGGTGCTGCTCGTCTTCGTGAAGACCTCCTTCGGGCCGCTCACCCGGATCGACGAGGGCGCGGCGCACAACCTGCACGCCTACGCGTACGCGAACCCGGGTTTCGCCCAGTTCATGCGGCTGGTCAGCGACGTCTTCCAGCCGTGGACCTGGCGGATCGCCGTGGGCGCCGCGGTGGCGTGGCTGGTCTGGCGGCGCGCCTACCACCTGGCTCTGTGGGCGGGCACCACGATCACCGTCGGCGGGCTGCTCGGCCTCGCGCTGAAGGTCGTGGTCGCGCGGGCCAGGCCGCACCTGCCCGACCCCGTCGCCATCGCCCCCGGCGCGTCGTTCCCCTCGGGGCACACGGTCAACGCCACGCTCGGGGCCGGGATCCTGCTGCTGCTCGTCCTGCCGCTCGTACGGCGACGCGGGCGCGCGGTCGCGTGGACGCTCGCGGTGCTGATCCCGCTGCTGGTCGGCTTCAGCCGGATCGCGCTCGGCGTCCACTGGTTCAGCGACGTCGTGGGCGGGCTGGTGGTCGGCGTGGCCGTGGTCGCGGTCACCTGCGCCGCCTTCGAGACCTGGCGAAGAGAGGTCGGACGCCGGCCCGCCCAGCCCTTACGGGAAGGCGTCGGGCCGGAGACGAAGAGGCAGATCACCCCCCAAGGAGGACGAGTTGGTCACCGTTCGTGA
- a CDS encoding phosphatase PAP2 family protein, which produces MVTVRERRPAAHTPSSSTAAEVARRILLPLTLMALVTLGLGLLLTRVLEHSSLIAQDEAVSREIAQERTPFWNTVTHYGSMLSDTPVIIVVTTIMAVVFRLAYGRWRESVFLVAAVCAQSAIFLLATVFAQRARPHVQHLDPAPPTSSYPSGHTSAAVAFYCGVALVLTLHTHRHTILKALWWLLGAGAALTVGLSRLYRGMHHLTDVSWGWVLGIFCVFVLAQALLIRPVMASRRASSKRTAHDAAPA; this is translated from the coding sequence TTGGTCACCGTTCGTGAACGCCGCCCCGCCGCTCACACGCCGTCGTCCTCGACGGCGGCCGAGGTGGCCCGGCGCATCCTGCTTCCGCTCACGCTCATGGCCCTGGTCACCCTGGGGCTGGGCCTGCTGCTCACCAGGGTCCTGGAGCACTCGTCGCTCATCGCCCAGGACGAGGCGGTCAGCCGTGAGATCGCCCAGGAGCGCACGCCGTTCTGGAACACGGTCACCCACTACGGCTCGATGCTGTCCGACACCCCGGTGATCATCGTGGTGACGACGATCATGGCCGTCGTCTTCCGACTGGCCTACGGGCGCTGGCGGGAGTCGGTCTTCCTGGTGGCGGCAGTCTGCGCGCAGTCGGCGATCTTCCTGCTCGCCACCGTGTTCGCGCAGCGGGCCCGGCCGCACGTGCAGCACCTCGACCCCGCGCCGCCGACGTCCAGCTACCCCTCCGGTCACACCAGCGCGGCGGTGGCGTTCTACTGCGGGGTCGCCCTTGTGCTGACCCTGCACACGCACCGGCACACCATCCTGAAGGCGCTGTGGTGGCTGCTCGGCGCGGGGGCCGCCCTCACGGTCGGCCTTTCGCGGCTCTATCGGGGCATGCACCACCTGACCGACGTGAGCTGGGGCTGGGTGCTCGGGATCTTCTGCGTGTTCGTGCTCGCCCAGGCCCTGCTGATCCGGCCGGTCATGGCGTCGCGGCGGGCCTCGTCGAAGCGGACCGCCCACGACGCCGCCCCGGCCTGA
- the dusB gene encoding tRNA dihydrouridine synthase DusB → MRIGALEVWPPVVLAPMAGITNIGFRTLCREQGGGLFVSEMITSRALVERVSLTFQMIRFGPGESPRSIQLYGVDPAIIGKAARMIAEEDLADHIDLNFGCPVPKVTRRGGGSALPYKRNLLRAILREAVAGAGPLPVTMKMRMGIDEDHLTYVEAGRIAVEEGLAAVALHARTARQHYGGTAHWDAIKRLKDAVPEVPVLGNGDIWSADDALRMVAETGCDGVVIGRGCLGRPWLFRDLDLAFEGSPERTRPALGEVGAMMLRHAELLCEVIGSERHGLADFRKHVGWYLKGFVVGAETRRALTSVDTLPEMAERVAELDAGQPWPDQADGPRGKSGERSKVSLPHNWLDDPDDMTIPGAGAEDPTSGG, encoded by the coding sequence GTGAGAATCGGCGCGCTCGAGGTCTGGCCTCCCGTGGTGCTCGCTCCCATGGCGGGCATCACGAACATCGGTTTCCGCACCCTGTGCCGGGAGCAGGGCGGCGGCCTGTTCGTGTCCGAGATGATCACCTCGCGGGCGCTGGTCGAGCGGGTGTCGCTGACGTTCCAGATGATCCGGTTCGGCCCGGGCGAGTCGCCTCGCAGCATCCAGCTCTACGGCGTCGATCCCGCGATCATCGGCAAGGCCGCGCGCATGATCGCCGAAGAGGATCTGGCCGACCACATCGACCTGAACTTCGGCTGCCCGGTGCCCAAGGTCACCCGCAGGGGCGGGGGCTCCGCCCTGCCGTACAAGCGGAACCTGCTGCGCGCCATCCTGCGGGAGGCGGTGGCCGGCGCCGGGCCGCTGCCGGTGACCATGAAGATGCGCATGGGCATCGACGAGGACCATCTGACGTACGTTGAGGCGGGCCGGATCGCGGTGGAGGAGGGCCTCGCCGCCGTCGCACTGCACGCCCGCACGGCCCGCCAGCACTACGGCGGCACCGCGCACTGGGACGCGATCAAGCGGCTGAAGGACGCGGTGCCGGAGGTCCCGGTGCTCGGCAACGGCGACATCTGGAGCGCCGACGACGCGTTGCGGATGGTCGCCGAGACCGGCTGCGACGGCGTGGTGATCGGCCGGGGCTGCCTGGGGCGGCCCTGGCTGTTCCGCGACCTCGACCTGGCCTTCGAGGGGTCGCCGGAGCGGACCCGGCCCGCCCTGGGCGAGGTCGGCGCGATGATGCTGCGCCACGCCGAGCTGCTCTGCGAGGTCATCGGCAGCGAGCGACACGGCCTGGCCGACTTCCGCAAGCACGTCGGCTGGTATCTCAAGGGCTTCGTGGTCGGCGCCGAGACCCGCCGTGCCCTCACCTCGGTCGACACCCTGCCCGAGATGGCCGAGCGGGTCGCCGAACTGGACGCCGGCCAGCCGTGGCCGGACCAGGCCGACGGCCCGCGCGGCAAGAGCGGCGAGAGGTCCAAGGTGTCGCTGCCGCACAACTGGCTCGACGACCCCGACGACATGACGATCCCCGGCGCCGGCGCGGAGGACCCCACCTCCGGCGGCTGA